Proteins encoded together in one Branchiostoma floridae strain S238N-H82 chromosome 18, Bfl_VNyyK, whole genome shotgun sequence window:
- the LOC118406058 gene encoding uncharacterized protein LOC118406058, with product VSFIFTAQAWTNLQKETLCTQRQAFAQSTQANHRTHFKAYLLFCGFFHQEPIPATPHLLSCYAQFLSKSIRSPSTISHYLSSVKLLHQLNGHYDLTLDHFELRQTLKGIERALQHRPREHHPVTPEFLSQLHGFLNHQDPKDATIWAVLLLGFFTFLRKSNLVPSSAATFDPRKHLSRADISVSSAGLLVTVRWSKTIQANERQLQIPILAIPGSQLCPVLAYNNMLRLVPARPASPAFQLPPTPRRPLRPLTGSVLDKAFARLVNKAGLPPRYHTLLDLRRGGYTLAFEAGVPRELRRHHGDWKSDADLLYLQLTMAQRLRLPAAMRSLLCHRIT from the coding sequence GTATCCTTCATCTTTACAGCTCAGGCCTGGACCAACCTACAGAAAGAGACACTGTGCACCCAGAGGCAGGCCTTTGCACAGAGCACGCAGGcgaatcacagaacccacttcAAGGCATATCTTCTCTTCTGCGGCTTCTTCCATCAGGAGCCGATTCCAGCCACACCACACCTCTTGTCGTGCTATGCCCAGTTTCTGAGCAAATCAATTCGGTCTCCAAGTACGATTTCACATTATCTCTCGTCGGTCAAACTCCTTCATCAACTTAATGGACATTATGACTTAACGCTGGACCATTTCGAACTCCGCCAAACGCTTAAAGGCATAGAAAGGGCACTACAACACCGACCACGCGAACACCACCCCGTGACTCCTGAGTTCCTGTCGCAGCTGCACGGTTTCCTGAACCATCAAGATCCCAAAGACGCCACCATCTGGGCCGTCCTCTTGCTGGGCTTCTTTACATTCCTAAGGAAGTCTAACCTGGTACCTTCCTCCGCAGCAACCTTCGACCCGCGGAAACACCTTAGCCGCGCCGACATCTCGGTCAGCTCAGCAGGCCTTCTCGTCACGGTGCGCTGGTCCAAAACGATCCAAGCAAACGAACGACAGTTACAGATTCCTATCCTCGCTATCCCAGGCTCGCAGCTCTGTCCCGTGCTCGCGTACAACAACATGCTTCGCCTTGTTCCAGCCAGACCCGCTTCTCCAGCTTTCCAGCTTCCCCCAACACCACGTCGCCCATTACGTCCGCTCACCGGCTCAGTCCTTGACAAAGCCTTCGCACGCTTGGTCAACAAAGCAGGATTGCCACCCAGGTATCACACCCTACTTGACTTGCGTCGAGGCGGCTACACCTTGGCCTTTGAGGCCGGGGTTCCACGCGAACTTCGCCGTCACCACGGAGACTGGAAATCTGACGCCGATCTCCTCTACCTGCAACTCACCATGGCGCAACGCTTGCGTCTGCCAGCCGCCATGCGGTCCCTGCTGTGCCACCGGATTACCTAA
- the LOC118406042 gene encoding C-type lectin BML-2-like produces the protein MPTTETAMTKIWLPPTSVHSEANTSMANEAVTRNGCQPGYKILFTTCIRLYSRRNSYWGAREACEMEGATLAMPKTQELDLALRNLVHTEGNNLSFWFGLKDNNYFRLRKRQWKWEDGSALGNYQGWIPGGPDNRRWTHRTRLCVHYWSGRTGYPMWNDRRCSCRHSFICQTLLA, from the exons ATGCCAACGACAGAGACAGCCATGACTAAG ATTTGGTTACCTCCGACCAGCGTGCATTCTGAGGCTAATACATCTATGGCAAATGAAG CTGTGACGAGAAACGGCTGCCAACCTggatacaaaatacttttcacGACCTGCATCCGGCTTTATTCCCGACGAAATAGTTACTGGGGCGCCAGGGAGGCATGTGAGATGGAGGGAGCTACACTAGCCATGCCTAAAACACAAGAGTTGGATCTAGCGTTGAGAAACCTTGTCCACACGGAAGGCAATAACCTCAGTTTTTGGTTCGGTCTGAAGGACAACAACTACTTTCGTCTTCgtaaaaggcaatggaaatgGGAAGATGGGTCTGCCTTGGGCAACTACCAa GGATGGATTCCAGGAGGGCCAGATAACCGCAGATGGACCCATCGAACAAGACTCTGTGTGCACTACTGGTCAGGGCGCACTGGCTATCCTATGTGGAATGACCGCAGATGCTCTTGTAGACACAGCTTTATTTGTCAGACCCTTTTggcataa